In Tachysurus vachellii isolate PV-2020 chromosome 12, HZAU_Pvac_v1, whole genome shotgun sequence, the following are encoded in one genomic region:
- the casp8ap2 gene encoding CASP8-associated protein 2 isoform X2, giving the protein METRAIDELYGDLAQEHHDSVLNYDEDSVDIYSGLDESPKRKKDHGKNSTIVSPNRVKESLDLYEELITKEQEEKETTYNELKSKFVAAQNQVQDLLARLQQMQTKNSSLHHENTQLKKNICALIKTAKIEIVRKDEVISKLSKRSNRGSFQPSSKERGHDAYSRSSASVNTITGPVMESQERKRDEVSAEVSQGRPLFHRPGDSSAVDSTPLSSVILTRSNLDKPINRQNKDSHGLDFLPNSIAHDNRQLRGNGERESTSTSSETSTRQSVCDEADCRKGMKQAGKESASKEDSSERSQTKMDKNGSERDRRKIVKSTCGYSSSESQLRDDLVTLRRSGHSRSPSSHASSSTPEARLNIDMQSRKDEPWHKQGQERQSEKTEVSGCRSEKSSSDKSHGKTEKRGTREHHRKEERRQDGTSSSERRRTKIDGIKEHEYRKTHSEERNRGGEKISNRGERKSTRSETTKEHERQSGKDSGTTRGVGSHADKSRIGDGNDRSRADARENRRHASPLKSHHGAQDLRKDQADRRRTSDRTEASSRSKASSSHDDTRGDTCTSSDRHGVGKGKSDKEKRSGSSDKGSKIAPDNARIPKTSEDGNVQEDGLANSRRKSPVRLTSSCDGSAMPEESSPKRKLTFMETLNLTLSPVKTQNTSERPQPPDDTLASNATKGRSSFEVGEEFCVIDEVEDVSEDDSLALLINASTKPYDLQPPTSLEVKGKELEFPQKSFGDLNETRTDSKMQEEKTFKKADDLELCHTRCISQQKSVMDKTSSVSEVSLLCKQAKPVNNPTDVNYKEGSQASVKKNKERRRIGATDSGAQDRTDDKPEESGVQNKRSQKQVAKVMPNTTPTDPSVSLEVVSSTVGLENINQCKATISVSDMEITQGLENPDPCPGPQMGPSTEPVNITTTEQESGTSPEQASSSEPDSTEKESEIPKPSQSVVEPYDEDSMMLTLSNIKVIPEAISPLTSPIRQIKKVQQLQMGKESHVKSLSKVADKDAVKMDMNKENKRPDSLVPPSVQKDQQEALSSTAPEEDLEEGEIISESDGEGALVIQSPPNEKRTSLRNQSSPRSPSLQKKSQIVTPRQKQKKPTTSKDSPSSNKRRFKTVTVPPKAKISTSAEFMNMLLFIRSELRRKYMKLHKNVTKPAFSCIIEMSQASYTEYVDSVNFDKFCTQGNHIKPLLNKIIQSLMAKVSNNGIVNRIFEQQAEDLKLKLWNFVDGQFDFLFKELKAALKSATDLHKNKTVSEKRKESNPGAKEDSNTDACKLRSKEPLSTTENRPHIKSKGEIDCRGQKVQEQTTSSRSLPCRGLGSSGKNIKATMEDGAKVLEVPLDNQSNQQQVVSASEKSLQENVPAPENKTSNYTRRLSHTGSIQDRADFEILTEQQTSSLTFNLVTDSQMGDIFRCLLQGSDLLENSDNPNWPLNTPRKECQAGENLLGVITPSKMITPSKFITTWTSISPYKFQMPLNPALLDENCMLEVPSNAVPNQSVPAAVATASSQQHYSILAEDLAVSLTIPSPLKSDGHLSFLNPDSGHPLSAPSNVISAHYSEDALLDGEDATEQDIHLSLETDNSSSPSSTSGNWEAFQFKPNLPMQAEVMERSNDHFIVRIRQTSLGVEEDPVEKHKGTLAAVEDSSSQRVNLSLPVADRPQVTSSEEEILQKDISKEVLAGGSPATLPKATERQTAEAHVDADRTGVEAHVDADRTGVEAHVDADPAGVEAHVDADPAGVEAHVDPDRTGVEAHVDADPAGVEAHMDADPAGVAAATESEHMVKDSCQRESRKRKKHHSGSKAKRSRREKSQDKQEKQRHKKRSKTSKEKNEKTPVKKIKTPSPQLSPNSLSAKNVIRKKGEVVATWTREDDRDILVALKTKGPSAKTFAALASTLGKSEAQIEERFSQLMKLFKKKEKMGS; this is encoded by the exons ATGGAGACGAGAGCCATAGATGAGCTTTATGGTGATCTTGCTCAGGAACATCATG ATTCTGTCCTGAATTACGACGAAGACTCTGTGGATATTTATTCGGGGCTTGATGAAAGTCCCAAGAGAAAAAAAGACCACG GCAAGAACAGCACTATTGTTTCACCGAACAGGGTGAAGGAGTCGTTAGATTTGTACGAGGAACTCATTACTAAAGAGCAAGAGGAGAAGGAGACGACCTATAATGAg TTGAAAAGTAAATTCGTTGCGGCACAGAACCAAGTGCAAGATTTGCTTGCACGGTTGCAGCAGATGCAAACTAAG AACTCAAGTTTACATCATGAAAACACTCAGCTCAAGAAAAACATATGCGCACTTATCAAAACCGCTAAGATAGAGATCGTGAGGAAGGACGAGGTGATAAGCAAATTAAGCAAAAG ATCAAACCGAGGTAGTTTCCAGCCGTCTTCGAAGGAAAGAGGACACGATGCCTACAGCAGGAGCTCAGCAAGTGTAAACACCATCACTGGTCCTGTAATGGAGTCTCAGGAACGGAAAAGAGATGAGGTATCAGCAGAGGTGTCACAGGGTAGACCGTTGTTTCATCGGCCCGGTGATTCATCTGCGGTGGATTCCACACCCTTGTCGTCTGTGATTCTGACCAGGAGCAACCTTGACAAACCTATAAATCGGCAAAATAAGGATTCTCATGGTTTAGATTTCCTTCCGAACTCTATTGCACATGATAACAGGCAACTTCGGGGTAACGGAGAAAGGGAAAGCACAAGCACAAGCTCTGAGACTAGCACTAGGCAGAGCGTTTGTGACGAAGCAGATTGCAGGAAAGGAATGAAACAGGCTGGTAAAGAGAGCGCCTCAAAAGAGGACTCATCTGAAAGATCTCAAACCAAAATGGATAAAAACGGATCAGAAAGAGATCGCAGGAAGATCGTAAAAAGCACTTGTGGATACAGCAGTAGTGAAAGTCAACTGCGAGATGACCTGGTAACACTCAGGAGATCTGGTCACTCAAGGAGTCCTTCTTCTCATGCCTCCTCGTCTACACCCGAGGCTAGATTAAATATAGACATGCAGAGCAGGAAAGATGAACCCTGGCATAAGCAAGGACAGGAAAGACAGAGTGAAAAAACTGAGGTTTCTGGCTGTAGAAGCGAAAAGAGCAGCTCGGACAAATCGCACGGAAAGACGGAGAAAAGAGGGACGAGGGAACATCACAGAAAAGAGGAAAGGAGGCAAGACGGTACGAGCAGCTCGGAAAGGAGACGCACCAAAATTGACGGGATCAAGGAGCACGAGTATAGAAAGACTCATAGTGAAGAAAGGAATAGAGGAGGTGAAAAGATTAGCAATAGGGGGGAGAGAAAAAGCACCAGGTCTGAAACTACTAAAGAACATGAGCGACAGAGTGGCAAAGATTCAGGTACCACAAGGGGGGTGGGTAGTCATGCAGACAAGAGCCGCATCGGTGACGGAAACGACCGAAGCCGCGCCGATGCGCGTGAGAATAGACGTCATGCTTCGCCGCTTAAATCACATCACGGTGCTCAAGACCTCAGAAAAGATCAAGCTGACCGAAGGAGAACGTCCGACAGAACCGAAGCGTCATCCAGGAGCAAAGCATCAAGCAGTCATGATGACACTAGAGGAGATACTTGTACGAGTTCTGATAGACATGGTGTCGGAAAAGGGAAGAGCGATAAAGAAAAACGAAGTGGATCTTCAGACAAAGGCTCAAAAATCGCTCCGGATAATGCAAGGATCCCCAAAACGAGCGAGGACGGGAATGTTCAAGAGGACGGTCTCGCGAACTCCAGAAGAAAATCGCCAGTAAGGTTAACCAGCAGCTGTGATGGCTCTGCCATGCCAGAAGAGAGTAGTCCAAAAAGAAAATTAACCTTTATGGAAACTCTAAACCTGACACTCTCACCGGTTAAAACGCAAAACACCTCTGAGCGACCTCAACCTCCAGACGACACCCTGGCAAGCAACGCGACTAAAGGCAGAAGTTCGTTTGAGGTCGGAGAAGAGTTCTGCGTCATCGATGAAGTAGAGGACGTGTCTGAAGATGATTCTTTGGCACTCCTTATCAATGCATCCACAAAGCCATATGATCTCCAACCACCAACAAGCCTGGAAGTCAAAGGAAAGGAACTCGAATTTCCTCAGAAGTCTTTCGGTGACCTGAACGAAACTCGTACGGATTCCAAGATGCAAGaagaaaaaacctttaaaaaagcaGATGATTTAGAATTATGTCATACTAGATGTATTTCTCAGCAGAAATCCGTGATGGACAAAACGTCTTCTGTTTCTGAAGTGTCTTTACTCTGTAAACAAGCTAAACCGGTTAACAATCCCACGGATGTCAACTACAAAGAAGGTTCTCAGGCttctgtgaagaaaaacaagGAGAGGAGAAGGATCGGTGCTACGGATTCTGGTGCACAAGACCGAACAGATGATAAACCAGAAGAATCAGGAGTTCAGAATAAAAGATCTCAGAAGCAAGTTGCTAAAGTCATGCCAAATACTACACCTACAGACCCTTCTGTGTCTCTAGAAGTAGTTTCTAGCACTGTCGGTTTGGAAAATATCAACCAATGTAAAGCAACAATATCTGTTTCAGACATGGAAATCACACAAGGCCTTGAGAATCCAGATCCCTGTCCAGGCCCACAAATGGGGCCAAGCACCGAGCCAGTGAACATCACAACCACAGAACAAGAGTCGGGAACATCACCCGAACAAGCGAGCTCCTCTGAGCCTGATTCCACGGAGAAGGAGAGCGAGATTCCCAAGCCTTCCCAGTCTGTCGTGGAGCCTTATGATGAAGATTCCATGATGCTGACCCTGAGCAACATTAAAGTTATTCCAGAAGCCATCAGTCCTTTAACAAGCCCAATACGTCAGATAAAGAAAGTCCAGCAGCTGCAAATGGGAAAAGAGTCACATGTCAAAAGTCTCAGCAAAG TGGCAGATAAGGACGCGGTCAAGATGGACATgaacaaagaaaacaagagaCCCGATTCTTTAGTACCACCGAGTGTGCAGAAAGATCAGCAAGAGGCGCTTTCCTCGACTGCTCCCGAAGAAGACTTGGAAGAAGGCGAAATTATCAGCGAGAGTGACGGAGAAGGTGCTCTAGTCATTCAGAGTCCTCcaaatgaaaaaagaacaagTTTAAGGAATCAGTCCAGTCCCAGATCACCTAGCTTACAAAAGAAGTCTCAAATTGTTACTCccagacagaaacaaaaaaaacccacaacttCTAAAGACAGTCCATCCTCAAACAAGAGGCGTTTCAAAACCGTCACCGTCCCACCCAAGGCCAAAATATCAACATCTGCTGAATTTATGAACATGTTGTTATTTATTCGTTCCGAGCTGAGACGGAAATACATGAAACTCCATAAAAACGTCACCAAACCAGCTTTTAGCTGCATCATTGAAATGTCTCAAGCTTCATACACAGAATACGTTGACAGCGTTAACTTTGACAAATTTTGCACTCAAGGAAATCATATCAAACCTCTGCTCAATAAGATCATCCAGTCGTTAATGGCCAAGGTGTCGAACAACGGCATCGTGAACCGGATCTTCGAGCAACAAGCCGAAGATCTCAAGCTGAAGCTGTGGAACTTTGTCGACGGTCAGTTTGATTTTCTGTTTAAGGAATTAAAAGCAGCGCTTAAAAGTGCTACAGATCTTCACAAGAATAAAACGGTAtcggaaaaaagaaaggagtcGAATCCTGGTGCAAAAGAGGATTCGAATACGGATGCGTGTAAGCTACGATCTAAAGAACCTTTGAGCACAACTGAAAACAGACCACATATAAAATCTAAGGGTGAAATAGACTGTCGAGGACAAAAGGTCCAGGAACAGACCACAAGTTCACGTAGCTTGCCATGTAGAGGCCTTGGCAGCAGTGGTAAAAACATCAAGGCAACCATGGAGGATGGGGCCAAGGTACTAGAAGTACCCTTAGATAACCAGTCTAATCAGCAGCAAGTGGTTTCAGCCTCTGAGAAATCTCTTCAAGAAAATGTCCCTGCTCCCGAGAATAAAACCTCGAACTATACCCGACGTCTTTCTCACACCGGATCAATACAAGATAGGGCAGACTTTGAGATTCTGACAGAGCAGCAAACGTCAAGTTTGACCTTTAATTTGGTAACCGATTCCCAAATGGGAGACATATTCAGATGTCTCTTGCAAGGTTCTGATCTGCTTGAGAATAGCGATAATCCAAACTGGCCTCTGAACACTCCGAGGAAAGAATGTCAAGCTGGAGAGAATCTCCTGGGGGTCATAACACCCAGCAAGATGATAACACCATCGAAGTTCATCACAACATGGACATCCATTAGTCCTTACAAGTTTCAAATGCCGTTAAATCCAGCGCTCCTTGATGAAAACTGCATGTTGGAAGTCCCGTCTAATGCTGTTCCTAACCAGTCTGTCCCTGCTGCCGTGGCCACAGCGAGTTCCCAGCAGCATTACTCTATTTTGGCAGAAGATTTGGCCGTATCTCTTACCATTCCCTCACCCTTGAAATCAGATGGCCACTTGAGCTTTTTAAACCCAGATAGCGGACATCCGCTGTCCGCACCAAGCAACGTCATCAGTGCCCACTACAGCGAGGATGCGCTTCTTGATGGAGAAGATGCTACAGAGCAAGATATTCACTTGTCTCTTGAAACGGACAACTCCAGCAGTCCGTCAAGTACCAGTGGAAATTGGGAAGCGTTCCAGTTTAAACCGAACTTGCCTATGCAGGCAGAGGTAATGGAGAGGTCCAATGATCACTTTATAGTTCGGATCAGACAAACGTCTCTTGGGGTAGAAGAGGATCCCGTGGAGAAGCACAAAGGAACACTGGCAGCTGTAGAGGATTCGTCTTCCCAGAGGGTGAATCTGAGTCTACCTGTGGCAGATAGGCCTCAGGTCACGTCAAGTGAAGAAGAAATATTACAGAAGGATATCTCAAAAGAAGTCCTAGCAGGAGGAAGTCCAGCCACCTTGCCCAAAGCCACTGAGAGACAAACTGCGGAAGCTCACGTAGATGCCGATCGCACGGGAGTTGAAGCTCACGTGGATGCCGATCGCACGGGAGTTGAAGCTCACGTAGATGCCGATCCCGCTGGAGTTGAAGCTCACGTGGATGCCGATCCCGCGGGAGTTGAAGCTCACGTAGATCCCGATCGCACGGGAGTTGAAGCTCACGTAGATGCCGATCCCGCTGGAGTTGAAGCTCACATGGATGCCGATCCCGCGGGAGTTGCTGCCGCCACAGAATCTGAACACATGGTGAAGGACTCATGCCAACGTGAGTCCAGGAAGCGTAAGAAACATCATTCAGGTTCAAAAGCAAAACGCTCTAGAAGAGAGAAATCGCAAGACAAACAAGAAAAGCAAAGGCACAAAAAGAGGTCAAAAACATCCAAGGAAAAAAATGAGAAGACTCCGGTAAAGAAGATCAAGACTCCGTCTCCTCAGTTGTCTCCGAATAGTCTCTCTGCTAAGAATGTAATCAGGAAAAAAGGAGAAGTTGTTGCAACATGGACTAG gGAGGACGACCGAGATATTCTTGTTGCGCTCAAAACGAAAGGACCGTCGGCTAAAACATTTGCTGCTCTGGCATCTACGTTGGGAAAGTCAGAAGCAcag ATTGAAGAACGGTTCAGCCAGCTCATGaaactgtttaaaaagaaagagaaaatgggaAGCTGA